In Candidatus Hydrogenedentota bacterium, the following proteins share a genomic window:
- a CDS encoding NTP transferase domain-containing protein, whose product MQAVIMAAGKSTRTYPLTLTRPKALLKIANRTILEHQLRALRGIADEVVLIVSYLKEMIVERFGNSFEGLPIRYVEQTEQLGTGHAILQCAEVIRGPFLAMNGDDLYDPKDLARLAQTGQGALAMNVPDPRLYGIYEVDAEGCAVRIVEKPTEIFSTLANVGAYKFGRDVFDILKSTPRSERGEIEITSAVQTLAHQGRFRVVDMEGYWLPIGYPWHLLDANAYFLEHLLTPGIEGEVSPAAHLTGPVYVGPGSVIRSGVVIDGPVYIGANATIGPNCWIRPGSTIGDHCRVGHSVEIKNSILMDYAAAPHLSYVGDSVIGEHTNLGAGTITANVRHDGGTIPTVVKGETVDTGRKKLGCIFADHVHTGINTSIYPGRMFWPNTFSFPGEAVRKHVTETKRLPQR is encoded by the coding sequence ATGCAGGCAGTGATCATGGCGGCGGGCAAGTCCACGCGCACCTATCCTTTGACTCTCACGCGCCCAAAGGCGTTGCTGAAGATTGCGAATCGGACCATCCTGGAACACCAACTCCGCGCGCTGCGGGGAATCGCGGATGAGGTCGTTTTAATTGTCTCTTACCTCAAGGAAATGATTGTCGAACGGTTTGGGAATTCCTTCGAGGGTCTCCCCATCCGGTATGTCGAGCAGACGGAGCAATTGGGTACGGGCCACGCCATTCTGCAATGCGCGGAAGTCATACGCGGTCCGTTCCTCGCCATGAACGGTGACGACCTATACGATCCCAAAGATCTTGCCCGTCTTGCTCAGACCGGCCAAGGCGCGCTGGCGATGAACGTTCCCGACCCGCGGTTGTACGGCATCTATGAAGTCGATGCGGAAGGGTGTGCCGTGCGGATCGTCGAGAAGCCCACGGAAATCTTCTCCACACTGGCAAACGTTGGCGCTTACAAGTTTGGGCGCGATGTGTTCGACATACTGAAATCGACGCCAAGATCCGAGCGTGGCGAAATCGAGATCACTTCGGCTGTCCAAACTTTGGCGCACCAAGGCCGCTTCAGAGTCGTGGATATGGAAGGCTACTGGCTGCCCATTGGGTATCCGTGGCATTTGCTTGATGCGAACGCGTATTTCCTTGAACACCTCCTCACTCCGGGAATCGAAGGCGAAGTGAGTCCGGCTGCGCATCTCACCGGCCCGGTTTACGTTGGACCGGGTTCGGTCATTCGAAGCGGCGTTGTCATTGACGGCCCGGTCTACATCGGCGCAAACGCCACGATTGGCCCCAACTGCTGGATCCGCCCTGGAAGCACCATAGGTGACCACTGCCGCGTTGGGCATTCGGTCGAAATAAAGAACTCTATCCTGATGGATTACGCGGCGGCTCCGCACCTGAGTTATGTCGGCGATAGCGTTATCGGGGAGCATACCAACCTCGGAGCAGGCACAATCACGGCAAACGTGCGTCATGACGGCGGAACCATCCCGACCGTCGTGAAGGGCGAGACTGTCGACACCGGCCGCAAGAAGCTGGGGTGTATCTTCGCGGACCACGTGCACACCGGGATCAACACCTCCATTTACCCTGGCCGCATGTTCTGGCCAAACACGTTTTCATTCCCCGGCGAGGCCGTGCGCAAACATGTCACGGAAACGAAGCGCCTGCCTCAACGTTGA
- a CDS encoding acyloxyacyl hydrolase, with protein sequence MKRPAAYASLVVALAVVSVFGVLPAAQADESVSSGLFGGFDEGRWRIEVGGASGFDSGKRDRNGDSVITGNVEYEWPVFARCTLGLRAYPLFIYNQDDGDPTVWGGGVGVVGRIYQHKEERTGFFVEGGVAILGHANEIEDNSSNINFLPQAGVGYQWKSGWHTTIQIQHISNGSLASENAGANSIGVAVGFTF encoded by the coding sequence ATGAAAAGGCCCGCAGCATACGCATCCCTGGTAGTAGCGCTCGCGGTAGTATCCGTATTTGGCGTCTTACCGGCGGCCCAAGCCGACGAGAGCGTTTCGTCCGGCCTTTTTGGCGGATTTGACGAAGGCCGCTGGAGAATTGAAGTGGGTGGCGCATCCGGTTTTGATTCGGGTAAGCGCGACCGCAATGGCGATTCCGTGATCACGGGTAACGTGGAATACGAGTGGCCCGTGTTTGCCCGTTGCACCCTGGGGCTACGCGCCTATCCGCTGTTCATCTACAACCAGGATGATGGCGATCCGACGGTGTGGGGCGGTGGCGTCGGCGTAGTCGGTCGAATCTACCAGCACAAAGAGGAGCGCACCGGGTTCTTCGTGGAAGGCGGCGTTGCCATCCTGGGACACGCCAACGAGATTGAAGACAATTCGTCCAACATCAATTTCCTACCGCAAGCGGGCGTAGGCTACCAATGGAAATCGGGTTGGCATACTACGATTCAGATTCAGCACATTTCCAACGGATCGTTGGCCAGCGAAAATGCCGGCGCGAACAGCATCGGTGTTGCCGTAGGTTTCACGTTCTAG